ataattaacaaaatttcacccaaaattaaactaaattaataaaacagtAGTATTAGGAagtgaatttattattttatctctattattttattttttaaaattataatataatcttaaattaataaaaaaataaaaaaaatattttaaattaacatccaaattatataaaaagtccGATTGTCTAGCAAgggtaaacataatttttcaatatattgggggtctttttgaaaattcttggggtttttgaaaatttagaaaaaaggttgaatcttttataaaatttttaaatatcaatctaCAACCCTTCATGtctcccaaattttaaaaaattgatagttaTACCCCAAAAAATTGAAcagaatgaaaaaattaaatgtataaatgtcatattacaacTATTGAGACCATATACTAATTTCAAAACATATAGGGatttgaaaagattttaaaaattaatttatgagatttttaagtttttttaagagttaaattattatgtttaagacgtttaaatttgataaaaaattgtttttgtgatgaaattataattttattctgacatcattaatttttttaaaacaaaatttgattttaagtaaGAAAGTGTTATAAATGTcaattaagagtaaaaaaaagtttttagaccaaaacttggatgggaaaattttatttactctcTTGTAAAAATTATGTTACCACCTCCCTACGAGTAATGgtttacttatatatttttaatggtttacgtatatatttttaagtatataattaagtaaataggtgatatattatcatgtattattttatttttaatttaaaattattcaattttattatttttaaattttttttttatattaacaaattaaaattccaaaaccATAGAATTCCAATCCACCAATACAGAATGAGTTATGTATCAAGTCATAACGAACTCATTATTTTAGCTTCCATGACTCAAACAATTTGAATATGGCCACACAAGAGGGCCCGCCTTCATTCAATGCTGCTTTTGCTTCATCTTTCATGCCCTGAGTCTTTCTCCTAACTGAGTTACCTTCGTCCGAGTTCATCAACTCTCTAACTCGCTTCTCCACTTCACTTGAACTGACAAACCCGTTTTCAGTCGACTCCATCATCGGTAAAGCGATTTTGATTTCTTCCACCAGCAATATCCGGTTGCATCTTTGCTCAGCGTAGAGAGGCCATGCCACCATTGGAACACCAGCACAAACTGCTTCAAGCACCAAGTTCCGCCCGCAGTGAGTCACGAATCCACCCACCGATTCATGATTCAAAATCTCCACCTGCGGAGCCCAGGACTTGACGATGAATCCTCTTTCCTTGGTTCGATCCAAGAACCCTGCTGGGAAAATCGAATTGAAATCGGCGTCGTCAAAGTGAGGTGGATTCTTCACCACCCA
The genomic region above belongs to Mangifera indica cultivar Alphonso chromosome 15, CATAS_Mindica_2.1, whole genome shotgun sequence and contains:
- the LOC123198035 gene encoding UDP-glycosyltransferase 88A1-like, which encodes MISLVLVWLDRQPSLSVVFLCFGSLGRLSVERLKEIAVGLERSGERFLWVVKNPPHFDDADFNSIFPAGFLDRTKERGFIVKSWAPQVEILNHESVGGFVTHCGRNLVLEAVCAGVPMVAWPLYAEQRCNRILLVEEIKIALPMMESTENGFVSSSEVEKRVRELMNSDEGNSVRRKTQGMKDEAKAALNEGGPSCVAIFKLFESWKLK